From the genome of Streptacidiphilus sp. PB12-B1b:
CGCTGCTGCTGGCCCCGCTGCTGCTGCTCTACCGGACGGTCAGCCACGACCGCAGGCTGGTCTGGGGCGCGGCCTGGATCTTCTACTCCTGCTCCTGGGTCGGCCAGGACTACTTCTCGCCGCAGGCGTTCGCCTTCCTGCTGTACGTGGTGGTGCTGGCGGTGGTCTTCCGCCAGCTGGCGGCCGAACGCGAGCGCACCGCACAGGGCCCGGACGCCGAGGCGGCCGCGGATGCGGGCGCCGGTGCGGGCAGGCATCCGGGCGGGGCCACGCCGGTACTGGCCGCCTCGGCGCAGCCCGCCGGGAGCGGCGCGCCCGGCCGCGCCCCGCACTGGGGCCGGGTCTGGGGCTGGGAGCCCTCCCGGCTGCTGCTGGTGCTGCTGATCGAGGCGGCGATCATCTCCTCCCACCAGCTGACCCCGCTGATGCTGGTCACCGTGCTGGCCGCGCTGTCGCTGCCGCGCCGCAACCGCCGAGTCACGCTGCCGCTGCTGGTGAGCGCGGTGGTCATGGTGGTGGCCTGGGGCGCGACCGTGGCCCGCCCGTACATCTCGGCCAACCTGCGCAGCTTCGGGCAGGCGCTGCTCTCACCGGACGGCAACGCGGTCTCCGGCCTGGCCGGCCTGGGCTCGGCCGCGCCCGGCCAGGTGGTCACCGACCTGGTGGACCGCAGCCTGTCCGCCGCCGTGTTCCTGCTGGCCGCGGCCTGCTTCGTGCGCCGGCCCTGGACCAGGCGCACCGGCATCCCGCTGGCCGTGCTGTCGCCGCTGCCGCTGCTGGCGGCCAACAGCTACGGCGGGGAGATCATCTTCCGGGTCTACCTGTTCGCGCTCCCGGCCATGGCCTTCATGGTCGCCGCCCTGGTGCTGCGCTCCGGCGGGCGCCCGCCGCTGCGGGTGGCCGGGGTGTCGGTGCTGCTGCTGGGCCTGCTGGGCGGGCTGTTCGTCAGCTACGACAGCAAGGAGCAGATGAACTGGTTCACCCGCAACGAGGTGGACGCCGCCGCGTACGTCACCGGCACTCCCCCGGGCTCGGTGATCGTGGCGCTGACCGACAACGTCCCGGGCATCTACCAGCACTACGACGACCACCGGTTGGTGCAGCTCTACCAGCAGGCGCCGGAGATCACCTCGCTGCTGGTGCAGAACCCGCTGGCGGGCCTGGATGCGGCGGTGGCCGGGGCGCCGCCCGGGGCCCCCGCCTACCTGGTGTTCACCCGGGGCCAGGAGGCGCAGCTGTACCTGACCGGGCTGCTCCCGAAGGAGACCTTCGGGCAGTTGGAGGAGGCCGTGAGCAGCACGCCGGGTTTCAGCGTGGTCTACCGCAACCCCGACGCCGTCGTGTACCGCTTCGTGCCCAATCCCGTGCCCGCGACCGGCGCGGTCCGATCGGGCGCGGTCCGATGAGGAGGCAGCGCCTGCGCCGGCTCCTGGTGGACCTGGGCATCGCCGGGTCCGGCTGGGTGGCGCTGGCGTCCACCGCGCTGCCCGCCGCCGACCCGCTGCGGGTGCTGCTGGTGACGGCGTTCACGGTGCTGGGCCCGGGCGCGGCGGCGGTACGGCTGGCGGCGCGCCCGCCGGGCCGCCGGGACCGGCCGTCGGCGGCGCTGGAGGCGGCGGTGCTGACGGTGGCGCTGAGCCTGTCGCTGGGCGCGCTGGTCGCCGAGGGCTTCTTCCTCAGCCACGGTCTCAGCGTCCGCCGGGCCCTGGGGGTACTGGCGGCGCTGACCACGCTGCTGGTGCTGCTGGCCCAGTTCGGGCCGCGCGGCGGGCGCGGACGTCGGGCCGGACGCCGGGCTGACCGGCGGGCGGCACGGACGGCAGCGGCAGCGGACGGCCCGGGGCGGGCGCCGGGGGCGGCGCGGCGGATGCGCGGCCGGGCGGTGCGGGCCGTGGCCGCCGCCGGGCTGCTGCTGACCGCGGCCTGCGGCGGCCGGGCCTCCGCGCCGTCCCCGAACGCGCCGTTCTCTGTGCCGCCCCGGGCGTGAGCACCCCGGCCACGCCCCCGGCGACCTCGGGCCCGGCCGCGCCCGGCAGCTGGCGGCTGGTCTTCCACGACGACTTCGACGGCGCCTCGCTGGACCCGGCCCGCTGGACCACCTGCTACGACTGGAACCTGGGCGGCTGCACCAACGCGGGCAACCACGAGTCGGAGTGGTACCTGCCCGGCCAGGTCGCCGTCGGCGGCGGCGTGCTCAGCCTGACCGCGACCCGCCGGGCCACGATCGGCTCGGACGGCGACAGCTACGCCTGGCGTTCCGGGATGGTCTCCACCGGCCGTGACTCCTGGGCGGGCACGCCCCGGCACACCTTCGAGCAGGGCTACTTCGCGGCGTCCATCCGGGTGCCCTCCGGGCAGGGGCTGTTCCCGGCGTTCTGGCTGATGCCGGACACCCGCTCGACCCCGCCGGAGATCGACATCGCCGAGTTCGCCGGAAGCGCGCCGCAGGTGCAGATGACCCTGCACTGGGCCGGTCCGGGCGGCGCCGATCTGCACCAGCAGCGGCGCTACGGCCCGCTGGACCTGGCCGCCGGCTACCACGTCTTCGCGCTCGACTGGGAGAGCACCTCGCTGACCTGGTACGTCGACGGGGTTTCCCGCTACCGGCTGACCGACCACATCCCGGACGTGCCCATGGAGATGCTGCTCAATCTGGCCGTGGGCTATCCCACCGAGCCGCCGCCCTCGCTGGGTTCGGCGGTGATGCAGGTGGCCTGGGTCCGTGTCTGGCAGCACTGAGCCACAGCAGCACAACTGACGCCACGTCAACTCTCGGGTGGACCGCCGACGGGCCGACCGAGCCCGGCGCGGAGCCTGCGGTAGGCGCGCCAGCTCTTGGTGCGCAGCTGCTCGGGCATGGGCGCGACTGGCGCGCCCCGCCCGGCGGTCCAGTTCTGGAACTGTTGTGACGTGATGTCAGATCGAAGCATCAGCCTGGAGATGCGCAGCGGGCTGTCGGCCGGCGAGCTGAACGCGTAGCCGACCCCGCAGGCCGAGGACCATCCGGCCTTCTGCACCTTGCGCCGCACCGCCGGGCTGGAGTAGCCGTGCGGGTAGGCGAAGGCGGTCACCGGGTGCGCCACCACGTCTTCCAACTCCCTTTTGCAGAGCACTACTTCATCGTTGAGTTGGCGTCCGGGCACGGTGTCGAGCTGGGCATGGGTGCGGGAGTGGCCGCCGATCTCGACGCCGTAGGCGTCCAGCGAGGCGATCTGACGCCAGTTCAGCATCGGTGCGGGCGGCAGCAGGCTGCCGGTGGCCCGACCGCCGGGGGCGTGCACCGCGCCGGTGGTGACGTAGAGGGTGGCGGGCAGTTCGCGTTCGGCCAGCAGCGGGGCCACCGTCCAGTAGAAGTCGGCGAAGCCGTCGTCGAAGGTGAGCACCGCGCTGTGGGCGGGCACGTCGGGGCCGCCGCGCTGGGCGGCGACCAGTCGGCGCAGCGGGATCACCGACAGTCCGCTGTCGGCGATCCGGTCCAGCTGCTCCACGAAGGTCCTCGGGGTGACCGTGAACGGCGCTATCCACGCGGGCGGGTCGTCCGTCACCGCGTGGTAGAGGAAGACCGGGACGGTGGTCACGGTGCACCCCCGCCGGTGGCCGCCCCGCTCAGGCGGCCGGCGGCGTAGCCGAGCACGGTGGCCCCGACGCCCGCGGCCAGGGCCGCGGAGGTGGCGGTTTCACTGCCCGATCCGGGCCGCAGGCCGCGGGCGAAGGCGCGCGTGACGGTCGAGCGCAAGTAGGCGCGTTCGCTGGCCAGGGCCGGTCCGGCGCCGGCGTGGCGGGCGACGGCGGCCTTGGACAGGCCCTCGGCGTAGCAGCGGGAGCGGAAGTAGGCCCAGCGGGTGCGGGCGGCGGGCACGTGGTGGCGGACGACGGCGGCGGGCTCGTACAGCAGCACGCCCTCGCGGTCGCGGGCGGCGATGCGCAGGCAGAGCTCGGTCTCCTCGCAGCCCAGCGGGCGGGTGCCGACCCGGCCGAGGTCGGTGCGGAAGCCGCCGGCGGCGAGGATCGCCGACCGCCGGAAGGACATGTTGGCGCCGATGAAGTTGCGTACCGCGGACCGCCGTTCGGGCATGCCCCGGTAGCAGCAGCCGACCACCCAGTCGAACTCCGGCGGGAACCAGCCCGGTCGGCCGGTCTCCCACCAGGCGCGGACCATGCCGCCGACGCCGAGGACGCGTGGGTCGCGGTAGCCCTCCAGCAGGCGGCCGCTCCAGTCGGGCCGGGCCACGGCGTCGTCGTCCAGG
Proteins encoded in this window:
- a CDS encoding glycosyltransferase gives rise to the protein MRDRPELIPTGPATAVPLPGGSAPLGAARLSGGGLARAVAARVALPLALLLWLLSLRGVALDRMRDLGLLQVLPPAYWAAVVLLTLGFVLALYDRRTGAGWLTGYVLGLIAVIHATPALLYPVLRYSWAWKHLAIIDAMMRHGGPVPNAGTLAIYNQWPGFFALNALFLRATGLHSALGYAQWTPPVVNALLLAPLLLLYRTVSHDRRLVWGAAWIFYSCSWVGQDYFSPQAFAFLLYVVVLAVVFRQLAAERERTAQGPDAEAAADAGAGAGRHPGGATPVLAASAQPAGSGAPGRAPHWGRVWGWEPSRLLLVLLIEAAIISSHQLTPLMLVTVLAALSLPRRNRRVTLPLLVSAVVMVVAWGATVARPYISANLRSFGQALLSPDGNAVSGLAGLGSAAPGQVVTDLVDRSLSAAVFLLAAACFVRRPWTRRTGIPLAVLSPLPLLAANSYGGEIIFRVYLFALPAMAFMVAALVLRSGGRPPLRVAGVSVLLLGLLGGLFVSYDSKEQMNWFTRNEVDAAAYVTGTPPGSVIVALTDNVPGIYQHYDDHRLVQLYQQAPEITSLLVQNPLAGLDAAVAGAPPGAPAYLVFTRGQEAQLYLTGLLPKETFGQLEEAVSSTPGFSVVYRNPDAVVYRFVPNPVPATGAVRSGAVR
- a CDS encoding glycosyltransferase family 2 protein; protein product: MNTPASLSVVICGYTVDRLDDLCAAVESVRRQRTPVAELVLVTDHSAELAARVRERFPDLRIVPNRERQGLSGARNTGVAAVGGEVVAFLDDDAVARPDWSGRLLEGYRDPRVLGVGGMVRAWWETGRPGWFPPEFDWVVGCCYRGMPERRSAVRNFIGANMSFRRSAILAAGGFRTDLGRVGTRPLGCEETELCLRIAARDREGVLLYEPAAVVRHHVPAARTRWAYFRSRCYAEGLSKAAVARHAGAGPALASERAYLRSTVTRAFARGLRPGSGSETATSAALAAGVGATVLGYAAGRLSGAATGGGAP
- a CDS encoding polysaccharide deacetylase family protein yields the protein MTTVPVFLYHAVTDDPPAWIAPFTVTPRTFVEQLDRIADSGLSVIPLRRLVAAQRGGPDVPAHSAVLTFDDGFADFYWTVAPLLAERELPATLYVTTGAVHAPGGRATGSLLPPAPMLNWRQIASLDAYGVEIGGHSRTHAQLDTVPGRQLNDEVVLCKRELEDVVAHPVTAFAYPHGYSSPAVRRKVQKAGWSSACGVGYAFSSPADSPLRISRLMLRSDITSQQFQNWTAGRGAPVAPMPEQLRTKSWRAYRRLRAGLGRPVGGPPES
- a CDS encoding family 16 glycosylhydrolase; the protein is MSTPATPPATSGPAAPGSWRLVFHDDFDGASLDPARWTTCYDWNLGGCTNAGNHESEWYLPGQVAVGGGVLSLTATRRATIGSDGDSYAWRSGMVSTGRDSWAGTPRHTFEQGYFAASIRVPSGQGLFPAFWLMPDTRSTPPEIDIAEFAGSAPQVQMTLHWAGPGGADLHQQRRYGPLDLAAGYHVFALDWESTSLTWYVDGVSRYRLTDHIPDVPMEMLLNLAVGYPTEPPPSLGSAVMQVAWVRVWQH